A stretch of Paenibacillus peoriae DNA encodes these proteins:
- a CDS encoding type I polyketide synthase, which translates to MSDDQFTIDEILHLIKEGKMTSDKGFEQIRKIRDSLKSTERATTYYQPLWRECLPNSDGGVPEQVIVFGTDTGLWNSLKKRGIKAVLVQPGDAYRSVQGDIYEIDPLNPKHYEMLFSTIKQNQQTAEALIYAWSDQRFVSEKEELQTELERGIYSLFYLSKALMRESLPKRCKLLYVYQGSGQPQNAAVSGFARTLRKENPALIYATVELSESAETSLDQLLSEFSVDDEEVEIRYQQQKRFVRYMSLINELGTSSISLREKGTYMITGGLGGLGSIFAGYLASKYKARLVIAGRSPLTSEHEQKIKQWERCGASVLYVQADISLREQCIAMIAKAKERFGHIHGVIHAAGVLRDAYILRKSIDQIEEVLAAKLYGTVWLDEATRHEELDFFLMFSSIMSVIGNAGQCDYAYANAFMDYYAHHRTSILQMEGRSGKSLLINWPLWKEGGMTVDAPTLAFMENTMGILPISTEEGIRAFEDALHMSGDQMIVLKENPSKKIKLFNSTSSIKEKFSAKGQLSESDEQMIYRGLCEDIRMITSDILFVDKDTIEMDTDYSEYGFDSISTTDFINRVNQKFHLELTPPVFYEFVNMGSFVSYLKDNYTERVASLYTVNSSTSSFHSDESAKEAVVEPADIPSNIPAQAFENANEPIAIIGVACKMPQSDNLNEFWLNLEAEKDLITEIPPDRWNWEEYDGDPTKEMGKTNIRWGGFMKDIDAFDAFFFGISPREAELMDPRQRIFLETVWKVIEDAGYKASVLSGSRTGIFVGAGSSDYDDLLKEHKIEMQAYTPTGLFNSILTNRISYLLNFHGPSEPIDTACSSSLVAIHRAVESLRSGECEVAIAGGVNVLASPNLYIALAKAGMLSEDGRCKTFDKKANGYVRGEGSAAVMLKPLSQARRDGDHIYAVIRGTAVNHGGRANSLTAPNPNAQADLIVDAWTKSRVDPSTVSYIEVHGSGTSLGDPIEINGLKKAFDELYTAWGRQPTDKTHCGIGTVKTNIGHLESAAGIAGLIKIVLCLKHKKLLKTLHYKEQNPYIKLENSPFYIVENTKKWEKTGYDIPRRAGVSSFGFGGVNAHMVVEEYKQSYGRKPNEPQIFLFSAKNKDTLCHYIEEIRTFLLKPEANMGDIAFTLQIGREAMEERLAVVASSIGELVGKLDLYLQAKSNIENVHTGNVKLSNSSLQVLIEGEEGAAFMNLLLSKKKLEKLAQLWVKGLDIEWTLLHSHTRPQRVSLPTYPFEKQRYWVPVTKIEEITKEERVSRLHPLLHENTSILSEQRFCTAFTGQEFFVKEEQGADYKIVPAEVLVEMARAAVKWSTETQAEEHKYIRLENIVWGSPVLIQTATIQVTIALYAEDHDEISFEIYQAGKQEQEMEIFSQGYASLKDSMDLNYVDLQAARMDCNQQLLLSVDHLPEIGDIYAGADMILVRLSLPHNMSESIQSYAVHPNLIHAITQLSAIWQTHMENKRSHADISYHPVSIKELDIYHSCTSNMWAKLQYAPNRGNEDCIPSLDVEMCDEQGKVCIRIRGLVTVSNEYPAIQIGF; encoded by the coding sequence GTGTCAGACGATCAATTCACAATAGATGAGATTTTACATTTGATCAAAGAAGGGAAGATGACTTCAGACAAAGGATTTGAGCAGATTCGTAAAATCAGAGATAGTTTGAAATCGACGGAACGAGCAACCACATACTATCAGCCATTGTGGAGAGAATGTCTTCCCAATTCCGACGGAGGAGTTCCCGAACAGGTCATCGTTTTCGGTACAGATACCGGCCTTTGGAATAGCTTGAAAAAACGCGGCATCAAGGCTGTACTTGTACAGCCAGGGGATGCCTATCGCTCTGTGCAAGGTGATATCTATGAAATAGACCCTTTGAATCCGAAGCACTATGAGATGTTGTTCAGCACCATAAAACAAAACCAGCAGACCGCCGAAGCCCTTATTTACGCTTGGTCGGACCAACGGTTTGTATCGGAAAAAGAAGAATTGCAAACCGAACTTGAGCGTGGAATCTATTCTTTGTTCTACCTCAGTAAAGCATTAATGAGGGAGTCTTTGCCCAAGAGATGTAAGTTGCTTTACGTTTATCAAGGAAGTGGTCAGCCGCAGAACGCGGCAGTATCAGGATTTGCTAGAACACTTCGAAAAGAAAATCCTGCATTGATATATGCTACTGTAGAACTTAGTGAGTCGGCTGAAACATCTCTTGATCAATTGTTAAGTGAATTTTCTGTGGATGATGAAGAGGTTGAAATTCGTTATCAGCAGCAAAAGCGGTTTGTACGTTATATGTCACTAATCAATGAATTAGGTACATCTAGCATTTCATTGAGGGAGAAAGGTACTTACATGATTACCGGAGGATTGGGAGGATTAGGCTCCATTTTCGCTGGATATTTGGCCAGTAAGTACAAAGCTCGTCTGGTTATCGCAGGACGTTCGCCTCTCACATCCGAACATGAGCAAAAGATCAAGCAATGGGAACGGTGTGGGGCAAGTGTTCTGTATGTGCAGGCAGATATTTCGTTGCGTGAACAATGCATTGCAATGATTGCCAAGGCGAAAGAGAGATTTGGTCATATTCATGGGGTGATACACGCGGCAGGCGTGCTGCGGGATGCGTATATTTTGAGGAAGTCTATTGATCAAATAGAGGAAGTACTGGCTGCTAAGCTGTATGGAACAGTGTGGCTGGATGAGGCGACCCGTCATGAAGAGCTGGACTTTTTCCTAATGTTCTCTTCCATTATGTCGGTCATAGGGAATGCAGGCCAGTGTGATTATGCATATGCAAACGCCTTTATGGATTATTATGCTCATCACCGTACAAGCATATTGCAGATGGAGGGACGCAGTGGAAAGTCTTTATTGATAAATTGGCCACTCTGGAAAGAAGGTGGAATGACAGTAGACGCCCCTACCCTTGCTTTCATGGAGAATACCATGGGAATTCTCCCCATCTCCACTGAAGAAGGGATAAGAGCATTTGAAGATGCGTTACATATGTCGGGAGATCAGATGATTGTTTTAAAAGAGAATCCGTCGAAAAAAATAAAATTGTTTAACTCCACTTCTAGTATTAAGGAGAAATTCTCGGCGAAGGGGCAACTTTCTGAATCGGATGAACAGATGATTTACCGTGGCTTGTGCGAGGATATCCGAATGATTACTTCGGACATTCTATTCGTTGATAAAGATACGATTGAAATGGATACCGACTACAGCGAATATGGATTTGATTCCATTTCTACCACTGATTTTATTAATCGGGTCAATCAAAAATTTCACTTGGAGTTGACTCCGCCTGTATTCTATGAATTTGTGAATATGGGCTCTTTTGTTTCTTATTTAAAAGATAACTATACAGAACGAGTGGCTTCTTTATATACTGTCAATTCTTCAACTTCTTCATTCCACTCGGATGAATCCGCGAAAGAAGCAGTAGTAGAACCAGCGGATATTCCATCGAATATTCCTGCTCAAGCCTTTGAGAACGCAAATGAACCGATTGCTATTATTGGTGTTGCTTGCAAGATGCCTCAGTCAGATAATCTTAACGAATTTTGGTTGAATCTGGAGGCAGAAAAAGATCTGATTACCGAAATTCCGCCAGATCGATGGAATTGGGAGGAATATGATGGCGATCCGACCAAGGAAATGGGGAAAACGAATATTAGATGGGGCGGTTTTATGAAAGACATAGATGCTTTTGATGCCTTTTTCTTTGGTATTTCCCCCCGCGAAGCAGAATTAATGGACCCGCGTCAGAGAATATTTTTAGAGACCGTTTGGAAAGTAATTGAAGATGCAGGTTACAAAGCTTCTGTATTGTCCGGCAGCAGAACGGGGATTTTTGTTGGTGCTGGAAGCTCTGATTATGACGATTTGTTAAAAGAGCACAAGATAGAAATGCAGGCGTACACACCGACAGGACTGTTTAACTCCATTCTAACCAATCGTATTTCATATTTACTGAATTTTCATGGCCCAAGCGAACCCATTGATACGGCTTGTTCAAGCTCTTTGGTTGCTATACACCGCGCTGTGGAAAGCTTGCGTAGTGGTGAATGTGAAGTTGCTATTGCTGGTGGCGTGAACGTATTGGCGAGTCCCAATCTATATATTGCTTTGGCCAAAGCCGGAATGTTGTCTGAAGATGGAAGATGCAAGACATTTGACAAGAAAGCGAATGGATATGTTCGGGGGGAAGGGAGTGCAGCGGTGATGCTAAAGCCCCTCTCACAAGCCAGACGGGATGGTGATCATATTTATGCGGTGATTAGAGGAACAGCGGTCAATCATGGAGGCCGTGCCAATTCACTTACTGCACCCAATCCAAATGCACAGGCAGATTTAATCGTAGATGCATGGACGAAATCAAGAGTGGACCCTTCCACTGTGAGCTATATAGAAGTACATGGTTCGGGAACATCTTTGGGCGATCCAATTGAAATTAACGGACTGAAAAAAGCTTTTGATGAATTATATACCGCTTGGGGACGGCAACCAACGGATAAAACCCATTGCGGGATAGGTACAGTAAAAACAAATATAGGTCATTTGGAATCAGCAGCGGGTATCGCAGGTCTAATCAAAATTGTACTTTGCTTGAAGCACAAAAAGCTACTTAAAACATTACATTATAAGGAACAAAACCCATATATCAAACTGGAAAATAGTCCGTTCTACATTGTAGAAAACACGAAAAAATGGGAAAAGACAGGATATGATATTCCTCGACGTGCAGGTGTAAGTTCCTTTGGTTTTGGTGGGGTAAATGCCCATATGGTTGTAGAAGAATATAAACAGAGCTATGGTCGTAAACCAAATGAACCACAAATTTTCTTGTTTTCAGCCAAGAACAAAGACACACTTTGTCACTATATTGAGGAAATTCGTACATTTTTATTAAAACCTGAAGCCAATATGGGTGACATCGCTTTTACGCTCCAGATCGGCAGAGAAGCTATGGAGGAAAGACTAGCTGTGGTTGCGTCAAGTATCGGGGAGTTGGTGGGGAAACTAGATCTGTATCTTCAAGCGAAAAGCAATATAGAAAATGTTCACACGGGAAATGTAAAGTTAAGTAATTCCTCTTTGCAGGTTTTGATAGAGGGAGAAGAGGGAGCTGCGTTTATGAACCTGCTCCTGAGCAAAAAGAAGTTGGAAAAGCTTGCCCAGTTATGGGTGAAAGGTCTGGATATTGAGTGGACATTGTTGCATTCTCATACCAGACCGCAGCGAGTATCGCTTCCTACGTACCCTTTTGAAAAACAACGATATTGGGTGCCAGTCACAAAAATAGAAGAAATCACAAAAGAAGAGCGTGTATCCCGTCTACATCCATTACTGCATGAAAATACTTCTATCTTATCGGAGCAGCGGTTTTGCACAGCTTTTACCGGGCAGGAATTTTTTGTGAAGGAAGAACAGGGGGCCGACTATAAGATTGTTCCTGCAGAGGTCTTGGTAGAAATGGCAAGAGCGGCAGTAAAGTGGTCAACCGAAACCCAAGCGGAAGAGCATAAATATATTCGATTGGAAAATATTGTTTGGGGAAGCCCCGTTTTAATTCAAACAGCAACTATTCAAGTAACCATCGCACTCTATGCCGAGGATCACGATGAAATCAGCTTTGAGATTTATCAGGCCGGAAAGCAAGAGCAAGAAATGGAAATATTTAGTCAAGGTTATGCCAGTCTGAAAGATAGCATGGACCTTAATTATGTTGATTTACAGGCCGCGCGTATGGATTGCAATCAACAGCTGTTATTGTCTGTTGATCACCTGCCGGAAATTGGGGATATTTACGCAGGTGCGGATATGATCCTAGTAAGGCTGTCATTACCACACAATATGTCTGAATCCATACAGTCATATGCGGTTCATCCTAATTTGATTCATGCAATTACCCAATTGTCTGCGATATGGCAGACTCACATGGAAAATAAACGTTCCCATGCTGACATATCCTATCATCCTGTGTCCATAAAAGAACTTGACATCTATCATTCCTGCACATCCAATATGTGGGCTAAGCTTCAATATGCTCCCAATAGGGGGAATGAGGATTGTATACCGTCACTGGATGTAGAAATGTGTGACGAGCAGGGGAAGGTATGCATACGTATCAGGGGGCTGGTAACGGTGTCAAATGAATATCCTGCTATTCAGATCGGATTCTGA